The sequence GCTTCTATGGATGGGATGAGACTGatcaagataaaaaaatattagtatatgactttatgcatattaaaataatacacaaaacaaaaaagaaaacatagattccttcaaattaaacaaaagcaaataacaacaaataaattaaaaggacTAATGTAtgtatttttgaataaaagaattaccTTAAAGTAATTCTTCCATACTTCATCCCGAATAGTAGACTTTTTGGGCATAGGGTTCCATCCAAATTAAGAGCTATAACTTAATAGATTGCAATAATTGTTGTATCTTTATTTAAACCATTTCAAACGGCTTAAATAttgagaataattattatcacaTCCAATTTTTTCATTCAAAGCAAGGAGTATCCTTTTTTCAACAATTCCTTCACCAAACAAGCCACTGCTATCGCGCCAATCCTGATTCGCAGCATCAACCATGAGTTTCATTAACTCGTTAGTTTCTTCAATTGTCCAAGTTTTATATTTCTCACCAACTCTTCTTTTAACTTTGTCATTTCTTTGATATGTATCTCTCAttataatattactttattatacatgcaatatataataaacaaatataaatagcataaaagaaatataattgagtaaataaactaataaaaaattcgtATGCTATTAAAAGACTAATGACATTTAAATGCTTTAAAAGTATTTCATAGgtattatattataacaaCAATAAACTAACGAAATTTTTATTGGTGGGTGtgtgaaaatatttttttgccACCAAATTAAGAGCAGAAAGTATACTCATATCATGTATTGACACAGTTCTTAATAAACAAtacaaaactaaataaataaaagcattaACATGGTCAAATCATGCATGTGGACAAAGTAAGTTCAGAAGAATGGTAGCATGATAGTGCCATGTTAAGTAAGGAAAATGGAGGTCAAATATGGATTTACATCCTTTTGGCTTTTGAGTAAATtgttttatttccttttaggTATTgtcattataaatataattgacatGTATAGTAAAAGCCTTACAAGTTATAGTAGCATATGGACTAGAAGCATATAAGAACAATAATGAGAACAAGAACAAATATTAGAAGAGATCTCCAACTTGAATTATGTCCTAGATTTTTCTTGAGtaaaatcaaaactttttttattccTAAGCACTGTAACAGTGAtgaattttgtttcttctaGATTAATGCTACAAGTGAATGCacaatacatataattttcaacaattgtattaaaaaattcctaaatatgcacacaaaaataataaaaagtcacataataatcttataattGTTAAAGAGAATCAATATAATTATGCAATAGTGAgatcaaaaagaagaaatacctgttatttttttcttttgctttcttttcaGCAATGAACAACTTCTGTACTTGGAAAAAGTCTGCTCAAATCTTGAGGTAggatgaaataaaaaaatttaggtttTCTATATATACTAACCTATAAAAAGTCATTCAAAGTGTACAAAATTCTATTATCTATAAAAGTTCATGACTTTTTAAATATGGATTTACTTGTATTAACTATTTAGAAGTCTTAATTGAATATCTCTTAACTTTTATAGacttttttttaagtttataaaaGTCATTATTAAATACACTCTAACTTTTAAAGAGTCTTTAAAAGTTAGGATTGAATGCCCCGTGACTTTTAAAATCTATCAAAGTATTATACGTCCTAATTGAATACACCCCCTAagtttgtatttttctttttaagtggCAAAACTCGAtgttaaatactatttacccTATGCgatttagtttaatatacgAATCAGtttctgtattttttattatattaacattctcttgaattttaataaaactaatcaATATCTCATTCCGTGTTAATCGAATGACTAAACtgctaatttaaaattataattttattcatgaaCTTATTATAAAGTATCAAACTCgttctaaaattaatcttattatcaaattagagtaaaatcttatttttagcacaagttaatttagtatctaattaaaataataaatttgatattctttttctttctctgattttttatttttaatacaatttaattcaaataaattttaaaattttaaaactatttatatttacaacaatattgttaaattattatataatttaattttagttattaatataaaataaacaatttctagttaaaaaatatcattctattattatttttagtatatattatagttaaactatataaaagtaaaaaaaattaaataaaataatcaagtCTTAATCTAGCAAAATAATCGAGATACCAAAATTCACCATCAATAAAAAAGATCATATGATAAtcttatatattgaaaataatttttttttcaactactcaaatgagattaatagaagtaaaatattcatttgTAATGTagttttagtatataataaaaataataaattttatctatttattttatttaaaattttaaaaatgaactatataatattttaatgatattaaaaaaaatatttttaatacgtttcaatttctttaaaattaaattatgctaaaaaaagaaaagaaagaaacaagtaaaagagtattattattttaattagatgctaaaactaatatatgctaaaaataaatttactctactttgataatataattaattttagacgAGTTTGATAATTGATAATACATCCAAAgatcaaattgtaatattaaattaccaatttagTCATCCGATTAACCAggagtaataattaattttattaaaactcaaaaagattttaatataataaaagaaaaaaccaacttatatattatactaaaCCTCAAACCTCAAAggcaaatagtaattaatcctaaatcttttttgtgttttattGTTGTTGAGTACATGCCAATAATGAAGTGATTCCATTACCGCTCAGACAAAAAGACATCGTTGCTTGTCATTATTGCTATTAGATGAACTAGttatcaatttataaaatgcTAGtctaatatatttcaaaaaagaaaagaaaaaaaaaaaatttgatccCATTTAGGATAAGTGTAAGATTTAAACTTAAGCAGCATACAGAATCGgttgtttaaattaattaaaaacagaaaaatatttaagtgaAATTGGGTCGAGAAGTTCAACAATTTTCTGCTGAAGAAACCTGAAGAACAAGCGCAAAGAAATCTTTAGCAATGTTGTAACTACATCCGCAAAAAGTCGGACCAAAAGAGAAATGTGACAACAACTTCCCCACCAATGGGCGATTATAGTGGCCTGTACTGTACAGTTAGTGTTGCAAGCACATACAATGCGGCTGCAgttactttaatttaataaccTGCCTTGGGAAGTTAGGATTCATAAATCTGTTCAGCCAAACAAATCTTACTATGATTATTAGCAATCTAAAAGTTTCATGTTCCTGCTAAGAGGGTATAGATTGATTCCTATATTAAGACTAGCAAACTGTACCTTGCATGAAAAGGTAGGTATGCATGAACATAAACCCATAATAAAAGCTCAAGCCCAACATAATCCCAGAACCATTCTAAAGCATACAACCTAGAAATCAGTACATTTTAGCATCACAGCTGATTCTTGTAAAGACGGGAATCAAACCATAGCTGGCTGGaattttaacaataataaagcAAAAGTCAGCACTAAATTTCTCAGCAACTTATCACACTTCACTGCCTTGATCTTGACTCAGCTCTTCTAGCTTCGTCGGGTGTTGATGGAAACAACTCCACGTACCTTGACCCAATTGTCATCTTATCCTTGCTCATAGCTCTTTTAGCTTCATCAGCAGAAGCAAACTCTACATAGGCCTCTCCAGTAGCTTTCCCATCTGGCCGGCATGCAATGTGTATTCTATCTTCAACCAGCTcgaattctttaaaaaattcaattatttcagGTTTTTTCGCAGAGAAGGGGAGACCTCGCATCTTCAAAATCTCAGTGTATTCTAATTGATCCTTATCACTGAACCTCTTTGCTTTAGATGGTGGAGGGCTTCCATGGTAGTCAGTGTCATAAATTCCTTCATAATTCACCTCTGCAGCAACAGCATTATAATAATCCTGCCTCTTGCACCTAAAGACTTCCACATATCTGCGTCCCATGTTCTGTCGGTCTCTCTGTAAAGCAAACTCAACCTGCATGGCTCCTGCAAAGACCACAAAAGCCTCTCCTGTAAACCGTCCATTCTTATTGACCAGCAGCACATCCACAATGTCAAGTCCAGCAAAGAACTTGAAGATGTCGATGTCAGTGCAGTTGAAAGGAAGACCCCTCAGACGAACGACGGGAAAGGGAGCTGACTGAAATCCTCCACCATAGCCATAGGGTTGAAAGCCACTCGATCCACCGCTCACTGCGAAGTAGGGATTTGATTCCATCATTCTTGGTCTCTTTGAGCCGACCTCGTACCCATCCGAAACCCCCCCGCTTCCCAACATTGCCCTTCAATTATCCAtacccaaaaaagaaagaaaaatccccACTCAACCTGttaataaaaccaaacccAACCCACACTTCCCTGACACCTAACATTCCTACagttttcttctaaaaaaCAAGCAGGCATCATACTTAACAGCCCTCCTAAAATAAAACTACAGATACACTCCAAAAGCAAAGCATGACAAAAAGCATAGCATATAATCACCAATGGCAGCAACAAGTACTCAAGTATGCAACTAGAGAAGATTTGGCAAATAGTATATTTTCCATATGCCATTAGCTCGCACATATTTTAGACCCATGGTACATCATATATACACTCTTTGCATACAAAAAATCACAAACCCAACAACATCACAGAATCATAACACCAACAAAATTATAGCCCTGAACCTATTTGCAAAATTAGTTTTGTTTCTGTCTTCCACATGTTCATTAACCCAGAATATGCACAATATTTTGAAAACCCTAACTACAAGAACgagataaacaaaaagaaagaaatcaaatttcaCAGACaccaaccaaaaaaaaaaatggatcTTTGGTTTACAGAATATAGCAAATCAAACGGCAGTGACGGCAGCAAAATCATATAATGAAAGGCACACATGAAGCGAAGTTAGTTATACATACCCTCTTGATCCGTACATGGTGTGGTGTGGCTTTGAAATCTTTAAGCAGCGTTTGTTAAATTCTTCGAAGAAATTAGAGAGATTtgaatcttattttttttattggaaattcaaaagattcaaaaccctaactgATAACAAATCTGGCTCGGCTACAATAGAAGACAAGAAGAACCCTAGACTGGAGAGAcgcagagagagagagagcactTGGGTCCAATTCAAAACTTAATTGACCCTCAAAATTTTCTAGACtttatttctctattttcttttttcaagcTAGCCAGCCTAGGCTTGGCCATGTGTCTGGACCAGTCCGGAACCGGCtctaatttattgattttaaattgtGTTTAGAGATTAAATGTTGAACCGGCTTGTATGTAAAAAAGTTTCGGTTCATAGTAAAATGTAGGACCGTTCAAGGTCCATTTACAATTTCGATTCCTTACGGTCTCAAGCCAACTTACTAAAAGGACCTTTGCCTGACGAAATTTTAGATAAACATctaaagattaataaaaagagaaaatactaaatattacttttaagaccaatcaaatttcaatttaatgtctttctaatttatattaaactatttatttatttgtatattaccgattttcttatataaattaatattattattttttaaaattataaattattatataattataaaattaatttataaataaatataatatcaaaattattatttaaaatattattttcaatcattatataattaggaaactagtttattagttaatttaatattaaaaatataattaatatattatttttatgataaaattaaaattattatctaattaaaaaattattttattaattaatataaaactaaaatatacttaaaatgttattttttatgatcaatatttaattagaaatataacttattaataaaaattataaaattatataaaaatttaaattttatatgtcaaaaataaatacacatgtcaaaataaaaatttatgtgcCAAAACATAAACAGAcatgtcaaaaatatttatgtgctagatattaaaatattatatatatatatatatatatatatatatattattaattataatttgctATTACTCTTTTGAGTATTAGAAAAGGGCTAGAAAGATTACTATTAAAAAGTATGAAATTACTTCTTTCTcctttactttttattattttcatcagTTTCACATATGCATCAATACTTGATTTTCTAAATACCTTGAAAAACACATCaatatgatataattatttcaaaactACATTATCTAAGAGAGATATTAGCAACAATATTTAGTTGACAGATTCTTCATTTGGGTTGATCAGATTTCACCAATAGGATTCAAGGGAAAAGATAGATTTCTTATTCGGGTTAATCAAATTTTGCCATTTTTAACacatttttaaaagaaaaatctaatttaatggaatacatatatattaaaataaaacaaaaatactgATTTAACCACAACTTGCTActagaatatattttagaattattaaaatatgaaatttcttattttttttataaaaatttataaatggtAATTCGAgtagaatatattttagaattattaaaatatgaaatttcttatttttttataaaaatttataaatggtaatttttttctcttgtaATCTGTAATTGTATTaacaactttttaaatttaaatttctatctatacttattttgttataattttaattaacaagtttattttattgattttttatatagtatCTTTTGCAATATTACAAAATCTTActttaaacttaattatttatttgatatttttatttctatttttttatttactaatttgagTTCAGTAATggattttatgttcttttttttttctatagtttagttatttttattttttacttttactcatttaaatttaagatttgcattaatttatagcttttatttattaattgtagaaaaaaacataaatatgacataattttacaatatttatgatttatacCTACAAACAccttaaagaagaaaagaagaagttatattttaataaaaaaaatattgaagcaatttaatttttgtttaaatcacacaaaattctctttttttctctctttatatttttacacttcaattttattttattttatattactaaaatttaaatagtaataaataattaattatatttattcgtgcatattttatattatcaataaaatcagagcttaaatataatttcttttatatatatatatatatatatatatatatatatttcatatatttttatattatttattttaatttttaatattcaaatcaataatttataaattaagtaaataGAACCGGATTGCTCAAAACAAACTGGAATCGACCGATTCAAAATAGTTTTCCCTTAATTGAAATCAGAACTATCAGTGCCAATTCTAAGtcgtaaaataaaataatttattttgattaattattttattttttaaaaattagttagaCTTAGAACTAAAACTGTGAACTAGAACTTACCGACTGCACTGCAACTGCTtgtgtttttatatataagaatagttattatttttatatttgacaTACAAACtatgaaatatttaacatatatattctattaattatttaacataaaaaatatataagatataataaatttaattataaaatatgaatataaaattaatttataaataaaatatacataatttaccaataaaatattaattaatttccgTAGAAAAGGCATGTATACTACTCATCAAATTCAAGAGAAGGGACAGATTCATCATTAGGGTAGATCGGAATTTGCCATCTCTAACACATTTTTGATAGCTCAAGTATAACCTTGTCCAATCTATGTCAAGGCCATTTCACCACCATGTCATCGCTATTCCATAGACAATAATACAAAGGTTGCCATGTTAACTGTTAATGGGAACATATATAGGCCAGTCAAGTACGAATATGCATCATACCTGCAAAGGCCCCTTCTACGAATTCAGATCAGATCAAACAATCAGCAAAGACCTCTGCTCAGTCCTTAGTTGGAGAAAATGGACACCAACCCAACCCTATTATATGTATCAGTTGAAAACCTAGAATAGGAAGAGTTAAGAGCAAAACGCAGGTGCACAAGATTTTACTCCAATCAAAGATCCAATGAACAGATTATAGACAGAATGTTGATGTCAGCTGCTTACAGCAACAATAACCATCTGTCACATGTCCACTGcacatcttttttcttttttttttttttgcttttctagaTCAAAGCTCCAGATGTACAGAGAATGCGTTACAAGAGGTAATTAATTTTCCACTCACTACAACAAAATTGAGTGTATACACCAAATAAACAGAAGTTCTTTAGAATGTAGATGAAGATTGGGAAAAAAAATGCTGCCAAGGCCACAAGTGACAAGTGGTCTCTATTTGACTATAAATCGAAGCACATTGCTGTGTTTCGTTCTCAAAAAGATTTCATATCATTTACATTCTTCATTCTACTGGATGACTCGACATACAAATTTGCTCACCCTGGTAGATAATATCAACCATGGAATAATTCCAACCTGCAGTTACATCAAAAGAGTAAACAGAAATATAGAAAGACTTCAATGTCCCATCTCATGAATTGCTTGAAATCCTATTTATTCTCAACCAAGGTCTGACTCAGGAAAGTGCTGGTTGCTAATGGGCCAGAAGAGATCATTTAATCCCCAAAATACAGAAGTAGGTGTGTTAGATTTCTCTGGCATATTATCACTggaaatcttttaatatagtCTAACAAGAAATTTAGTTACCCTTCTCCAGAATTAACGCTATGGCTaaacagaagaaaaagatgaaaaaggaTAGGAGTTGGTAAGTCTCCTTGTGCAGGTTCAAACTAAACAAGATTCCTCTGCAGAACTTGGAATTTGAGCGATAGACTTCATTTGCAGACATTTGGAAGTCCAGCAATAAAACTCTTCAATATGTTGCATCTGCAGTTTTTCGGACTTCAAAGTATATGATTTTACCTTTTAGTTATCCATGGTGGAGTAGCTATCATTTAGGAGACTTATAGCTgctatttttctcttaatgCTCAGTAGTTACCATATGGTATGTGAAACCTCTATAGATATCTATGCGGTGGTTTGGAGGGCCTTTGTTTATGCTTAGTCGTTGTCATGTCACATGAATGAACTATAGTTAATCAGCAGTCTGATTCAGAAAAATCCTATAATGGTCcaatggttttctctagaATATGGTCAAGAACAAAACCCAAATAAAtggaaatcaaaattattaccAATACATTGTCATTAAAAAGACCTCCGGCACCCCAAGATAGCATCCTTCCTGTAAATAGTAAAACAGGTTGAgtcaacaaaaagaaatatacaattattGAAACACTGCgtataatttcttcttttatgattATTCCACTCCAGTTACCTACTAATTGTATTATCTTTCTCACTGCCCATCTACCCATAgtcttatcaattaaaaaaagataagcatcaaaatgatgaatcagaaaaataaaatggggATAAGTGGATAAAACTCAACATGATGTAGAAATTAATGAATGTAATGTATTACCAAAAGGCTGCACCAGTTGCTGAGATATTGCAGCAACAGGAGTCCTCCAAAACCAGCAAATCATCACAAAGTATGTCACAATCTGTATGCCAAATAAATTCGTTCAGGCCTCatgaaggagaaaaaaaaaagttcaatAAACAAAATACAACAGAAGTTCTAGACAACTTTGAACATTCACTAAACCTTTGAGAGAAATATGATTTTAAGGTACAAATCATAGGACAGCTTCATCTCCTTGTTGTGCATCTCTTGAACTGGATGGAAAATATAGGCATTAGAAGCTCTTATTATTATGGGATGATATGGAGCTTAAAACTAACATGTTTAAAATGTGGAAGAGGTCATTACAGAGGAGACATAACAATTAAGAAAACCTCTGGAAGAATCAGTCTAtctcttcctctctctctcacttCAATTCATGGGGATGAATGTGCACATAGCAAAGGGTAACAAAAGGACAAAATCTCTGGAATAGATAACTCAGGATTTTGAATTGCCACAATTCAATGTTCACTTAATCCCAAGCTTAAACAAAAAGTTTGAAATAGCTTCAAACAAATTTTGGAAAATCAAGTTTCAAAGTGAAGACAATAATAGGTACTtagaaagggaaaaaaagacGTAGAAGATGAATGGGCAGCAGTTTTAAAGAAGGCCATGACATAAACTTGGTCGGAAAGTATCAGAATACTACACCATCAAATCAATATAAAACAAGCAATTTGCAACGGCTATCAACAGGCTTATTTTGGAATTTCAGGAATAGTTTATGGTGTCGGATGGGTCTACACAAACACAAAGCCTCCAATAGATATATCTACTTGCTGgcatatacacacacacacacacagacAGACAGACAGacagatagagagagagagagagagagtttcAGGAATAGTTTATGGTGTCGGATGGGTCTACACAAACACAAAGCCTCCAATAGATATATCTACTTGCTGgcatatacacacacacacacagagagagagagagagatataGATAACATTAACTCCATGATTCTGCCAATCTGTTATTAATTGTTCAATGGATTTACGCAACACAAGCAAGTACATCGCTTGAGAAAGTATGATTAAATAGATTCACACAATATCTATATCAAGTCATCTATAGAGGAAAATCAATGACTGCAATAGCAAAGAGACCTACGATTTGCTAGTTCCTTCTCCTTTGCAGCTGCCAACCTCCTAAGTTTCGCTGCCTGAGCAAATGTTGATGGCCTGTGACCAATAGAAATGTCAATCATACAAAAGAACAACACACTTCCTACAAAATAGTGACCCACTTCAACAAATAAAAACTGCCAATTCCTTGTAATTTTAGAACTCAACATAATTCCCACGTACTTAAAAATAGGCTCTCGAGCAATTCACAGAGCTTGACATAATTGTATATGCAATTTGGCACCCATTTGACATGATTGTAAAAAGGCTATTTCTATCTGATGCAGAAAATGGCCAATAGAAACATTAGTGAAAAAAGTCACTCACTGTGAGTAGGAGCTCGCCTCTTTCAATAGCTGCTTAATTTCCGTACGCAGCTGAACTTCTGTAGAAGTCTTAGCTGCtctctgaaaaaaaaaaaaaaaaaagtacaatTCCTTGAGAAAATACATCTAAAATAGGAAACTTTATTGGAAAAATAAGGGCTAAACGTGTCATGAGAAAAAATAccatcatttattaatttagtttaagaATCCAGAGAGTAAGTTCTTCAATTTTTGGTAGGAAAGATTGGTGgctttattatttcattaaatgtATTCTATGCATGTGACTAATCACGACTGAGTTCATGTAAAGGGAGATAAAGCCCCTGTATCAGGTTCATGACTGAGTAATATAAGAATCAGTTTCCACTTAGAATTCTCTTCATCTCTCCCTCCACTACATCTCCTCGATCTCTATATTTCTCGATTATTGTTCACAATTGGAACGGATTAATACTGCCAAGTAGATGCATAGAAGAACTACTTGAACCAAACATGTATAACCATCGATCCTCATGCATTGTACTGAACTTgtttggaaaaataaaatcatttagaAGAATTCGAGTTCaatagaattaaattcttaTGAAATCATGTCATCAATTCTTTGAAATTGCCCTTAATTCTAGCAACTACCCAAGAAATCAGAATCGGgtgattaagaaaaaagaaaaagtattgGTAATCAACAGTTCCACTTGAAATCATCGAAATTTAACGTATGAATATCAAATTCTACAAAGCGAGAATTGTAAAGGAAATGGCCAGATCCTTTTGCCATAGCTGCAgcatgtaaataaataaaatctagcAATTTGAAGcacaaatcaaaataattttaaaaagaataattaccTTCTTTAATTGTTCGAGGTATGTGGAGACCAACTGAAAGAAAACGACAACAAGAAATATTAAAGGAGCAGCGAGAGACCTTCCCTGACCTTCTCCTCCTAGGGTTTCTTCTTCTCCCATTCTCaaaaattcctttttttttttctgtctATGTCAAGAAATTAATTCAATGATATCAATCAAGATTCTATATCAATCTAAGTTCtgcatcttctttttcttcttcttcttcttcttccttatttatttagttatatcTTTGTGGTGATCTCTctgtattttaatttcaataggATTACGGGAGCAGATCGTTTTACAAAGAGAAATGCTACGTAACCCGCATCAAGCTGCACCGTCTTTTCCAATCTGACGTGGCatttcattaaatttagaaaattatttcttttccttattttattttgattatttcggtaaaattgtataaattatataaatatatattaatttttgaaatatagaattttcttaatataaatttattattttgatatatataatttttatctcatatctatttatttctaagatctttagaaattatataattttataatttttattaaataataataaattatatttaaaattaaataacaattcTAACTCTAAAAAATtgtatttcaattttattattatattaaaatggtGCATTTAGTTTTGTTTGATCACTCGAAtcttttattatcttaatagAAAATAGTCTCCATTGGTTTTGAAAATTGGTCCACGAATTGGatgtaattgagaaaaagTTGAAAGTTTGGATAAAAATAAGTCACTAGGCGTATATATGGGGAGTGTTGTGGTTGTGTAAACTATTCACAAACGACATGCAGTATGCACCGAGCTGATGGTTGAGTTCAGGAATTAGTCTCTCTGTTAGGCTGCATTGAGTTGGAGGGAAATGGCAGCTCCTGGAAAATGCTTGCTGGTCTCTGGCCCT comes from Ricinus communis isolate WT05 ecotype wild-type chromosome 5, ASM1957865v1, whole genome shotgun sequence and encodes:
- the LOC8281310 gene encoding heterogeneous nuclear ribonucleoprotein H2 isoform X1, which translates into the protein MYGSRGAMLGSGGVSDGYEVGSKRPRMMESNPYFAVSGGSSGFQPYGYGGGFQSAPFPVVRLRGLPFNCTDIDIFKFFAGLDIVDVLLVNKNGRFTGEAFVVFAGAMQVEFALQRDRQNMGRRYVEVFRCKRQDYYNAVAAEVNYEGIYDTDYHGSPPPSKAKRFSDKDQLEYTEILKMRGLPFSAKKPEIIEFFKEFELVEDRIHIACRPDGKATGEAYVEFASADEAKRAMSKDKMTIGSRYVELFPSTPDEARRAESRSRQ
- the LOC8281310 gene encoding heterogeneous nuclear ribonucleoprotein F isoform X2 — encoded protein: MQVEFALQRDRQNMGRRYVEVFRCKRQDYYNAVAAEVNYEGIYDTDYHGSPPPSKAKRFSDKDQLEYTEILKMRGLPFSAKKPEIIEFFKEFELVEDRIHIACRPDGKATGEAYVEFASADEAKRAMSKDKMTIGSRYVELFPSTPDEARRAESRSRQ
- the LOC8281311 gene encoding protein GET1 isoform X1 — its product is MGEEETLGGEGQGRSLAAPLIFLVVVFFQLVSTYLEQLKKRAAKTSTEVQLRTEIKQLLKEASSYSQPSTFAQAAKLRRLAAAKEKELANLQEMHNKEMKLSYDLYLKIIFLSKIVTYFVMICWFWRTPVAAISQQLVQPFGRMLSWGAGGLFNDNVLVIILISIYLGFVLDHILEKTIGPL
- the LOC8281311 gene encoding protein GET1 isoform X2 produces the protein MGEEETLGGEGQGRSLAAPLIFLVVVFFQLVSTYLEQLKKRAAKTSTEVQLRTEIKQLLKEASSYSQPSTFAQAAKLRRLAAAKEKELANLQEMHNKEMKLSYDLYLKIIFLSKIVTYFVMICWFWRTPVAAISQQLVQPFGRMLSWGAGGLFNDNVLVGIIPWLILSTRVSKFVCRVIQ